The genome window CAAACAATGTGCACAGTGACGCTAGCTAACACACAGTCTGTTTTTCTGGGGTGCAGATCACATAAAAGAGGTTACATGCCAGTGGAAGGTTTATTCATTAACACTTAGGACACTGAGCTGAATGTCTTACacctgtgtgattgtgtgtgtgcatgcctaaCCACACGTGAGTGTGTGACTGTGAATGTGTGCTTATTCTGTCATGTGACTCATTTGTATTCTGAGGAAGAGCATATTCTCCCCCATAAAAAACCGTGGACTAAGAAGCGAACCATACCCTACCTCATGCATACACTTCAGACAGTCATTTCCAACCTTCAGCCCCTCAATGACTTTCATCTCGATCTGGACAAACTCAATGTCTTGAACCTGTAAAAACACATGAGTACGTTAAGATAGGAGGACCCAGCACTGAACCTGTAAAAACACATCAGTATGTTAAGATAGGAGGACCCAGCACTGAACCTGTAAAAACACATCAGTACGTTAAGATAGGAGGACCCAGCACTGAACCTGTAAAAACACATCAGTACGTTAAGATAGGAGGACCCAGCACTGAACCTGTAAAAACACATCAGTACGTTAAGATAGGAGGACCCAGCACTGAACCTGTAAAAACACATCAGTACGTTAAGTAAGATAGCGTTCACCATACAGAACATCCAATATATACCCGGCCAGGATACCTTTTAGAAGAGAGGTTGGCTGTGCAAAACATTACATCAATGTAGTTACACTCTATAAAAGTCAATGAAACAATAGGCCCCAAGAAGAGCCTCAGCCTCACCATGCGTTCCAGGTTTGATATCTGGGTCTCAGTCTTGTCTAGCAGTTGATCCTGATAACGCTTCTTCTTGAGAAGAACCAGTGCCTTCCTACGGAGTGGAAGAACAACACACTGCACAATAAACCAAGTCCTAACATAAcaagtgtttattttgtttatcatCAAGCAGCTAGTCATGCATTGATCAGATTCAGTCAGTACACAATTCAAAAGTCAGATTCTGGTGATATGCATGCATTGGTGATTTGACTAGACGTGATATAGCTTAGTAGTCCCAGCTGTTTGCTAGTGTAATGGGACATTTAAGATGAATAACGTGCATATGCAGTTAAGTGGTTAACACAATGTATTCTACTTTTCCATTCTGTAATACACAGGATTGTATCTGTGAAAGGTTGAATGTTATGACCAGTTCTACATGCTGATAGTGTTGGAGCCAGTCTAAAGGTGCCAGTTCTACGTGCTGATAGTGTTGGAGCCAGTCTAAAGGTGCCAGTTCTACATGCTGATAGTGTGGGAGCCAGTCCTACGTGCTGATAGTGTGGGAGCCAGTCTAAAGGTGACAGTTCTACGTGCTGATAGTGTGGGAGCCAGTCTAAAGGTGCCAGTTCTACGTGCTGATAGTGTGGGAGCCAGTCTAAAGGTGACAGTTCTACGTGCTGATAGTGTGGGAGCCAGTCTAAAGGTGCCAGTTCTACGTGCTGATAGTGTGGGAGCCAGTCTAAAGGTGACAGTTCTACGTGCTGATAGTGTGGGAGCCAGTCTAAAGGTGCCAGTTCTACGTGCTGATAGTGTGGGAGCCAGTCTAAAGGTGCCAGTTCTACATGCTGATAGTGTGGGAGCCAGTCCTACGTGCTGATAGTGTGGGAGCCAGTCTAAAGGTGACAGTTCTACGTGCTGATAGTGTGGGAGCCAGTCTAAAGGTGACAGTTCTACGTGCTGATAGTGTGGGAGCCAGTCTAAAGGTGCCAGTTCTACGTGCTGATAGTGTGGGAGCCAGTCTAAAGGTGACAGTTCTACGTGCTGATAGTGTGGGAGCCAGTCTAAAGGTGCCAGTTCTGAGGACACTGGTTATTATTGTTGTATCTGTAGGCTGTGTGAGTCACTGCCTTGTCTTTTGTCATGTGTTTAGAGAACATATGTGATTAGAAATGGATATATGGGCCTGCTCAGAAATGGCTTGTTATTTTTGCTCTGCTTCTGTGCTGGAGGCATCTCCCTGTTGCAACGTGTATTAATCCATTGACTTCATCAACAACCGCGCCGGTTTTCATTTCACCTGGAAACACCCCATTACAACAAGAcagaacaaacagatctgggacctggcTATAGCCTAGATGATGGCTGAACAGGTGAAATATCCAGTCTCACTCTTTCTTTCCATCCTTCAGCAGCTGCTTGGCCagactcctctccttctccagctgcagGGTGACTCTCTTCTGGTAGTGCTTCAGTTTATCTCTCTGCTGTTTCAGTTGCTGGAGAGTTGAACATACACAACGGGACAATCAGACACCGTGTCAATACACTCTTTTCTGAACATTGTTTACcatgtagatagctagctagaatATAATTCTGCCATGAAAATAGTTAGCTGGCTACAGtccctagctagttagctataaaTACATGTCACACCCTGTCATTTGCAGGCTCAGACACTGCTGATGCGATCACAACTGGCTAATCTAATTAAGTTAGCTGGCTGCTGTTGATCACTTTGAGACGTCATGTCACAGTTTTAACAACTGTGACTGTCCCATGATCGCGCCTGGGTGTTGACAACTAGCTAACAGGTATTGTTACCAAGTTAGTGTGTAGATcagacagctagctaacgttaatccAGTCCAGCAAGCTATCTAGCATCCCTATAATTGAAACAGGCTAGCAACAAAAACTGACCAGAATCGCTCGGTCTTGTTCTGTAACTCGAGAAGGGCGACTCTTTCTCCCGAAAACGTTTCCCATAACGTAGCCACATCCCCGCCACAATCATCTACTTTGATACAAAAGCTATTTTTTCTTGGGGGAACATGTTTTTTGTCATTATACTTACAAGTCCTTGTTCTTAGCTAACAAATGCTGGTAACGTAATTCAAAGCCACATCATGTCCGGGTTTAGTACGGCTTCCAGGACAGGTCCATTTATTCAAATGACGTGTGTAAACCTTGGATTGCGCATGCTATGTATCGGCCAATGAGAGCCTTTGAAACCACCTGTCATTTTATAGTGGCACTCCCCAGTGGTGCACCCGATTAGCCACCAATCGCCCTATTAAAAGGTGGAAAAACCTTgcgtaggagcagtcctccataggaatgaatataattctacagtatttcaaataTTTCAAGGataaaattacatgtatttaagtatttgtttgttgtagtggggacactTTCTAACTCTTAGAAATAAAcgttatgtttcactatattagatcgctccaatatattggtatcactccgcggcgagggatacatccgaggtgaggatttacagatttactcccgTGTATACCTGTGTCACGGATGGATTCCGcccctcatatatatatatatatatatatacacacacacacacacacacacacatatataccgACACACGTTCTCTTTCATTTTCTCGGCGGATGTCCGTATGGTTTGAGGTACAAACTTTCTGAAGTTCGCTTGGTAAGTCAGTGGTAAGTGTAATATCTTGCGTGGAAGTAAACTCACTGGCAGTTTGCCTCCTGGAGCAGCTGGCGGTATGGCCAGCGCCTTCTCTCGAGTGCTTGATTGCGCGCGGTTTGTCGTGCTTGTGTTTCGTTAGCGTTACTACGACTCCGTGTGCTGTCACCGCGCCTATAGTATCGTGTTGGGCTTCCACTATGTTGAGACATTGACTTTGGAGTTCCATAATGAAGTTACTCCATCATATGGTGCTGTTTTTACTGCTTGGATATTAAACCAGCTAGGTAATATTGCTGTTGGtgtgaaaataataataaaagaaTGCATAAATCAAATCCATTACCTGGTT of Salmo trutta chromosome 1, fSalTru1.1, whole genome shotgun sequence contains these proteins:
- the LOC115208027 gene encoding charged multivesicular body protein 6, with translation MGNVFGRKSRPSRVTEQDRAILQLKQQRDKLKHYQKRVTLQLEKERSLAKQLLKDGKKEKALVLLKKKRYQDQLLDKTETQISNLERMVQDIEFVQIEMKVIEGLKVGNDCLKCMHEAMSLEDVERIMDETQDAIEYQRQIDEMLSGSLTQEDEDAVLSELEAITQGEDVELPEVPTEPLPEVPEPAETEPERRPARNKENREMLAA